In one Ornithinimicrobium pratense genomic region, the following are encoded:
- the purL gene encoding phosphoribosylformylglycinamidine synthase — protein MAVHTYHLTAVPGGSALSDFRAAALLRRLQAVTPRVTGVRAQFVHWVATQGQPAPRTAQEIADLLTYGEPVADTAAARGEQAADPARHTELTVVVGPRLGTISPWASKATDIVHNCGIDIHRVERVVEYTLALDLAGAELQDDELAALVAPLHDRMTESVLHAHEAPHTLFDEREAAAMEHVDVLGRGRDALTEADAAWGLALSADEIDYLVDAFTRLDRNPTDVELTMFAQANSEHCRHKIFNADFVIDGQAQPHSLFGMIRHTEQVSPQGTVVAYSDNASVMEGGRVVRWLPESGTGTTYPRSGPTRYAPREDDVHVLMKVETHNHPTAISPFPGAATGAGGEIRDEGATGRGSAPKAGLTGFAVSHLRLPGTDEPWESGTTDAPGHLASPLEIMTDGPLGAAAFNNEFGRPGLGGFFRVYEQTVGGVHRGYHKPIMSAGGLGSISASMTEKVRFPAGTLLVQIGGPGMRIGMGGGAASSMAAGANTAELDFDSVQRGNPEMQRRAQEVINHCWSLGPDNPVLAIHDVGAGGLSNAFPELVDDAGLGARFELGSVPLEESGLSPKEIWSNESQERYVLAIAPKSLDGFARICTRERCGYAVVGVAQDDGQLVLTGPEDVDGGTGQPAVDMPMEVLLGKPPRMTRDVHRIQRSTAELDLSAVTGDKVRDTAYAVLRHPSVASKRFLITIGDRTVGGLSHRDQMVGPWQVPVADVAVTLADLVGLAGEAMASGERMPLAAVNAPASGRMAVGEALTNLLAAPVPELSRVKLSCNWMAACGQPGEDAALYDTVHAVAMELCPALGISVPVGKDSLSMQTTWTGEDGERQQVVSPVSLVVSAFAALPDVRGTWTPQLHAGSELLLVDLGAGRNRLGGSMLSQVLGDFGGPVPDLDDPQRLTRLASALTELREKTLVTAYHDRSDGGLWATLCEMAFAGAVGLDVTVPTSGEPDPASVDLHDEGLAALFTEELGVILEVPTDRLREAGEVLEAHGLTPFMHHLGRSTSERRVRLRAGTVTLDEPLRRLAQAWDEVSWRIAALRDNPECADEEHAAFGSDDDPGLRVQTTFDPAEDVAAPYLNLGVRPKVAILREQGVNSHVETAYAFDRAGFETYDVHMTDLQAGRFDLADPSLKGLVACGGFSYGDTLGAGEGWARSVLFNSRLTESVAGFFARPDTFALGICNGCQMFAALAGLIPGAQAWPRFVRNRSEQYEARLSQVEVLDSPSIFFSGMAGSQIPIAVAHGEGRADFSAQGDPSAVLAAMRYVDHGGRPTTAYPANPNGSPGGLTAVTTADGRFTAVMPHAERVTRNAQMSWTSGSVAAESPWLRMFRNARVWVD, from the coding sequence GTGGCTGTGCACACCTACCACCTCACGGCCGTCCCGGGGGGCAGCGCGCTGTCCGACTTCCGTGCCGCCGCCCTGCTGCGCCGCCTGCAGGCCGTCACCCCCCGTGTCACCGGAGTCCGGGCGCAGTTCGTGCACTGGGTGGCCACCCAGGGGCAGCCCGCTCCGCGGACGGCGCAGGAGATCGCCGACCTTCTGACCTACGGCGAGCCCGTCGCCGACACAGCAGCCGCCAGGGGCGAACAAGCTGCGGACCCGGCACGGCACACGGAGCTGACGGTCGTCGTCGGACCGCGGCTGGGCACCATCTCGCCCTGGGCCAGCAAAGCCACCGACATCGTGCACAACTGCGGCATCGACATCCACCGGGTCGAGCGGGTCGTCGAGTACACGCTCGCGCTCGACCTTGCGGGCGCAGAGCTGCAGGACGACGAACTGGCCGCCCTGGTGGCCCCTCTGCACGACCGGATGACCGAGTCGGTGCTGCACGCGCACGAGGCCCCGCACACGCTCTTTGACGAGCGCGAGGCGGCGGCGATGGAGCACGTGGACGTGCTCGGCCGCGGTCGGGACGCGCTCACCGAGGCGGACGCGGCCTGGGGGCTGGCCCTGTCCGCCGACGAGATCGACTACCTCGTCGACGCCTTCACCCGGCTCGACCGCAACCCCACCGACGTCGAGCTGACCATGTTCGCCCAGGCCAACTCCGAGCACTGCAGACACAAGATCTTCAACGCCGACTTCGTCATCGACGGCCAGGCCCAGCCGCACAGCCTGTTCGGGATGATCCGGCACACCGAGCAGGTCTCCCCTCAGGGCACGGTGGTGGCCTACAGCGACAACGCCTCCGTGATGGAGGGTGGGCGGGTCGTGCGCTGGCTGCCGGAGAGCGGCACCGGCACGACATACCCCCGCAGCGGCCCCACCCGCTACGCACCGCGCGAGGACGACGTGCACGTGCTGATGAAGGTGGAGACGCACAACCACCCGACCGCGATCTCCCCCTTCCCCGGCGCCGCGACCGGCGCGGGGGGCGAGATCCGGGACGAGGGCGCAACCGGGCGCGGGAGCGCGCCCAAGGCCGGGCTGACCGGTTTCGCCGTCTCCCACCTGCGCCTCCCCGGCACCGACGAGCCCTGGGAGTCCGGGACCACAGACGCGCCGGGCCACCTGGCCAGCCCGCTGGAGATCATGACCGACGGCCCGCTCGGTGCCGCCGCCTTTAACAACGAGTTCGGCCGGCCCGGCCTCGGCGGGTTCTTCAGGGTCTACGAGCAGACCGTGGGCGGGGTGCACCGCGGATACCACAAGCCGATCATGAGCGCCGGGGGCCTGGGCTCCATCAGCGCCTCGATGACCGAGAAGGTCCGCTTCCCGGCCGGCACCCTGCTCGTCCAGATCGGCGGGCCGGGAATGCGGATCGGGATGGGAGGCGGTGCGGCCAGCTCGATGGCGGCCGGGGCCAACACCGCCGAGCTCGACTTCGACTCCGTGCAGCGCGGCAACCCCGAGATGCAGCGCCGCGCCCAGGAGGTCATCAACCACTGCTGGTCGTTGGGGCCGGACAACCCCGTCCTGGCGATCCACGACGTGGGCGCCGGGGGGCTGTCGAACGCCTTCCCTGAGCTGGTCGACGACGCCGGGCTGGGTGCGCGGTTCGAGCTGGGCAGCGTGCCGTTGGAAGAGTCCGGCCTGTCCCCCAAGGAGATCTGGAGCAACGAGAGTCAGGAGCGCTACGTCCTGGCGATCGCGCCGAAGTCGCTGGACGGCTTTGCCCGGATCTGCACGCGGGAGCGCTGCGGGTATGCCGTCGTGGGGGTCGCGCAGGACGACGGGCAGCTCGTCCTCACCGGGCCGGAGGACGTCGACGGCGGGACGGGTCAGCCGGCCGTCGACATGCCGATGGAGGTGTTGCTCGGCAAGCCGCCGCGGATGACCCGCGACGTGCACCGGATCCAGCGCTCCACCGCAGAGTTGGACCTGTCCGCGGTGACCGGGGACAAGGTGCGGGACACCGCCTATGCGGTCCTGCGCCACCCCAGCGTGGCGTCCAAGCGCTTTCTCATCACGATCGGTGACCGCACCGTGGGCGGGCTCTCGCACCGCGACCAGATGGTCGGCCCCTGGCAGGTGCCGGTCGCCGACGTGGCGGTGACCCTGGCCGACCTGGTCGGCTTGGCCGGTGAGGCGATGGCCAGCGGCGAGCGGATGCCGCTGGCCGCGGTCAACGCACCGGCCTCCGGCCGGATGGCGGTGGGCGAGGCGCTGACCAACCTGCTCGCCGCGCCGGTGCCGGAGCTCTCACGGGTCAAGCTGTCCTGCAACTGGATGGCCGCCTGCGGCCAGCCCGGCGAGGACGCCGCCCTCTACGACACCGTGCACGCGGTCGCGATGGAGCTGTGCCCCGCCCTGGGTATCTCGGTGCCGGTCGGCAAGGACTCACTGTCGATGCAGACCACCTGGACCGGCGAAGACGGCGAGCGGCAGCAGGTCGTCTCCCCCGTCTCGCTGGTGGTCTCCGCCTTCGCCGCGCTGCCCGACGTGCGCGGCACGTGGACCCCTCAGCTGCACGCCGGTTCCGAGCTGTTACTCGTGGACCTCGGGGCCGGGCGCAACCGGCTCGGCGGCTCGATGCTGTCCCAGGTGCTCGGCGACTTCGGCGGGCCGGTCCCTGACCTGGACGACCCGCAGCGGCTGACCCGGCTCGCATCCGCGCTCACCGAGCTGCGGGAGAAGACGCTGGTCACCGCCTACCACGACCGCTCCGACGGTGGCCTGTGGGCCACGTTGTGCGAGATGGCCTTCGCCGGCGCTGTCGGCCTCGACGTGACGGTCCCCACCTCCGGCGAGCCGGACCCGGCGAGCGTCGACCTGCACGACGAAGGTCTGGCGGCGCTCTTCACCGAGGAGCTCGGCGTCATCCTGGAGGTGCCGACGGACCGGTTGCGGGAGGCCGGCGAGGTCCTCGAGGCGCACGGGCTGACCCCGTTCATGCACCACCTCGGCCGATCGACCTCCGAGCGTCGGGTCCGGCTGCGGGCCGGCACCGTCACCCTCGATGAGCCGCTCCGGAGGTTGGCCCAGGCGTGGGACGAGGTGTCCTGGCGGATCGCCGCCCTGCGCGACAACCCTGAGTGTGCCGACGAGGAGCATGCGGCCTTCGGCTCCGACGACGACCCAGGGCTGCGGGTGCAGACCACCTTCGACCCCGCCGAGGACGTCGCCGCGCCCTACCTCAACCTCGGGGTCAGGCCCAAGGTCGCGATCCTGCGCGAGCAGGGGGTCAACTCGCACGTGGAGACCGCCTATGCCTTCGACCGGGCCGGTTTTGAGACCTATGACGTGCACATGACCGACCTGCAGGCCGGCCGGTTCGACCTAGCTGACCCGTCCCTGAAGGGCCTGGTGGCCTGCGGCGGCTTCTCCTACGGCGACACCCTGGGCGCCGGGGAGGGTTGGGCCCGCTCGGTTCTCTTCAACTCGCGGCTCACCGAGTCCGTCGCCGGCTTCTTCGCCCGGCCCGACACCTTCGCCCTGGGCATCTGCAACGGCTGCCAGATGTTCGCCGCGCTGGCCGGCCTGATCCCCGGTGCGCAGGCCTGGCCCCGCTTCGTCCGCAACCGCAGCGAGCAGTATGAGGCGCGCCTGTCCCAGGTGGAGGTGCTGGACTCCCCCTCGATCTTCTTCTCCGGCATGGCTGGCTCGCAGATCCCGATCGCGGTCGCGCACGGTGAGGGACGGGCCGACTTCTCGGCCCAGGGTGACCCCTCTGCGGTGCTGGCGGCGATGCGCTACGTGGACCACGGGGGACGCCCCACCACGGCCTACCCGGCCAACCCGAACGGCTCGCCCGGTGGGCTGACCGCCGTGACCACCGCAGACGGGCGGTTCACCGCCGTGATGCCGCACGCGGAGCGGGTCACCCGCAACGCCCAGATGTCCTGGACCAGCGGGTCTGTCGCGGCCGAGAGCCCCTGGCTGCGGATGTTCCGCAACGCCCGGGTCTGGGTCGACTGA
- a CDS encoding phosphoribosylaminoimidazolesuccinocarboxamide synthase: MSASPKAPEIPGHALLYSGKVRGLYAPLDPRTGEQDRSRLLLVASDRISAYDHVLDTPIPDKGAVLTQLSLWWFDQLAGVVDAPHHVLSADVPAEVGGRGIYVRRLRMLPVECVARAFLTGGGLAEYRADGTVSGVPLPGNLVDGSRLPEPVFTPSTKAPAGEHDEPISYDRVETLVGPRLAGRIRDLAVRILVHGNEIAAERGILIADTKVEFGLDPTQLGAALGITPEQAMEDDLDWAAVDPDAVPVVLADEVLTPDSSRFWRAEAWEPGRSQISYDKQVLRDWLTSPASGWDRSSDSPPPALPDNVVALTRARYVEAYETLTGRAFQAPAHSGNPSHPAHPDRPPTDR; encoded by the coding sequence ATGAGCGCTTCCCCGAAGGCACCCGAGATCCCCGGCCACGCGCTGCTCTACTCCGGCAAGGTGCGGGGGCTGTACGCGCCGCTGGACCCCCGGACCGGCGAGCAGGACCGGAGCCGCCTGCTCCTGGTGGCCTCGGACCGGATCAGCGCCTACGACCATGTCCTCGACACCCCGATCCCGGACAAGGGCGCCGTGCTGACGCAGCTGTCGCTGTGGTGGTTCGACCAGCTGGCCGGTGTCGTGGACGCCCCCCACCACGTCCTCTCCGCCGACGTGCCGGCCGAGGTCGGTGGTCGTGGGATCTACGTCCGACGCCTGCGGATGCTGCCTGTCGAGTGCGTCGCCCGTGCCTTCCTCACCGGAGGGGGGCTAGCGGAGTACCGCGCGGATGGGACCGTCTCCGGGGTGCCCCTGCCGGGAAACCTCGTGGATGGCTCGCGCCTGCCGGAACCGGTGTTCACCCCGAGCACCAAGGCACCGGCAGGCGAGCACGACGAGCCGATCAGCTATGACCGGGTGGAAACGCTGGTCGGGCCTCGCCTGGCCGGCCGGATCCGCGACCTGGCCGTGCGGATCTTGGTGCACGGCAACGAGATCGCTGCCGAGCGCGGGATCCTCATCGCAGACACCAAGGTGGAGTTCGGCCTTGACCCGACCCAGTTGGGCGCCGCTCTGGGGATCACCCCTGAGCAAGCCATGGAGGATGACCTCGACTGGGCCGCGGTCGATCCCGATGCGGTGCCGGTGGTCTTGGCCGACGAGGTCCTGACCCCCGACTCATCCCGGTTCTGGCGGGCAGAGGCGTGGGAGCCGGGCAGGTCACAGATCTCCTACGACAAGCAGGTGCTGCGCGACTGGCTCACCTCGCCCGCCAGCGGATGGGACCGGTCCTCCGACAGCCCACCCCCGGCGCTGCCCGACAACGTGGTCGCCCTGACCCGGGCCCGCTACGTCGAGGCCTACGAGACCCTCACCGGACGTGCCTTCCAGGCCCCCGCCCACTCCGGCAACCCCTCCCACCCCGCCCATCCCGACCGGCCGCCCACCGACCGTTGA
- the purD gene encoding phosphoribosylamine--glycine ligase — protein sequence MKVLLLGSGAREHALARSLARDPAVSALIALPGNPGIASLARCRPGDPADPEVVIEVATSMQVDLVVVGPEAPLVAGVADEVRAAGIPCFGPSAEAARLEGSKAFAKEVMTAAGVPTAAAHVCTTLDAVEMALSATGSPFVVKEDGLAAGKGVVVCASRDEALAHAAACLGREDGRVVVEDFLDGPEVSLFCLADGRTVVPLEPAQDFKRVGDGDAGPNTGGMGAYTPLPWAPEGLVEQVVRTVAEPTVREMADRGMPFVGLLYIGLALTPAGPRVIEYNARFGDPETQSVLARLRTPLAGVLLAAAQGRLAELPPLEWSPQSSVTVVVAADGYPAGPHTGDPVQGIDEAESVDGVHVLQAGTRVHESHGQLVSAGGRVLSVVALGDDLTQARERAYAGVSHISLRASHHRRDIAERAAAGEIEMPSLAGVLDAVSAGAGPGTAVAASGDTHAEEPTRSPSQEP from the coding sequence GTGAAGGTCCTTCTCCTCGGCTCCGGGGCGCGGGAGCATGCCCTGGCCCGGTCCCTCGCCCGCGATCCTGCGGTGAGCGCGCTGATCGCCCTGCCCGGCAACCCCGGAATCGCATCCCTGGCCCGGTGCCGGCCCGGGGATCCCGCCGACCCCGAGGTGGTGATCGAGGTCGCCACCTCGATGCAGGTCGACCTAGTCGTGGTCGGGCCCGAGGCGCCGCTGGTGGCCGGGGTCGCCGACGAGGTGCGCGCGGCCGGGATCCCCTGCTTCGGCCCGTCCGCCGAGGCGGCCCGGCTGGAGGGGAGCAAGGCCTTCGCCAAGGAGGTGATGACCGCGGCCGGCGTTCCGACCGCCGCGGCGCACGTCTGCACCACCCTGGACGCCGTCGAGATGGCCCTGTCCGCCACCGGCTCACCGTTCGTGGTCAAGGAGGACGGCCTGGCTGCGGGCAAGGGGGTCGTCGTGTGCGCCAGTCGGGACGAGGCCCTGGCCCACGCCGCCGCCTGCCTGGGCCGCGAGGACGGGCGGGTCGTCGTGGAGGACTTCCTGGACGGGCCGGAGGTCTCCCTCTTCTGTCTCGCCGACGGGCGCACGGTGGTCCCGCTGGAGCCCGCGCAGGACTTCAAGCGGGTCGGTGACGGGGACGCAGGGCCGAACACCGGCGGGATGGGTGCCTACACGCCCCTGCCCTGGGCACCCGAGGGCTTGGTCGAGCAGGTGGTGCGCACGGTCGCCGAGCCCACGGTGCGCGAGATGGCCGACAGGGGTATGCCGTTCGTCGGCCTGCTCTACATCGGGCTGGCCCTGACGCCGGCCGGGCCTCGGGTGATCGAGTACAACGCCCGGTTCGGCGACCCCGAGACCCAATCGGTGCTGGCCCGGTTGCGCACCCCCCTGGCCGGCGTGCTGCTGGCCGCCGCTCAGGGCCGGTTGGCCGAGCTACCTCCCCTGGAGTGGTCCCCCCAGAGCAGCGTGACTGTCGTGGTGGCCGCCGACGGGTACCCGGCCGGACCCCACACCGGCGACCCCGTCCAAGGCATCGACGAGGCGGAGTCAGTGGACGGGGTGCACGTGCTGCAGGCCGGCACCCGGGTCCACGAGTCGCACGGACAACTAGTCTCCGCCGGCGGGCGGGTGCTGTCCGTCGTGGCGCTGGGCGACGACCTGACCCAGGCCCGGGAGCGCGCCTACGCCGGCGTCTCTCACATCTCGCTGCGCGCCTCCCATCACCGCCGCGACATCGCCGAGCGCGCCGCCGCAGGGGAGATCGAGATGCCGAGCCTGGCCGGAGTCCTTGACGCCGTCTCGGCCGGCGCGGGTCCAGGCACGGCCGTCGCCGCGTCGGGCGACACCCACGCGGAGGAGCCGACAAGATCCCCCAGCCAGGAGCCGTGA
- a CDS encoding helix-turn-helix transcriptional regulator — protein sequence MNHDPRGDADLHGVAFEEFVSRMCVACIRLGTADRGRLRERGYSDAEIDLGTAELLARGFLAHSDEEDTWAVVPPRESFPQYLEIMEHRTALARASIPELDNQWRRAVGRGTRATLPDLDLLSSVPEVIERIEAMHRSARQRLWWALDASVVTRELLVRVAADERLLALADGVDVRLVLDTSVLNEPWALDRLERADAQGYSARVGNGVPFGVLVCDDESVLVDISAYDPDGYGSLALRRRPARQAVIRLFEAIWSLSTPFGPTSQVLEATGEEPVAPLDDRDTKVLALLSIGASDKVIARQIGSSVRTVERRIRYLTDHLGAATRFQAGVQAVRRGWV from the coding sequence ATGAATCATGACCCCCGGGGGGACGCCGACCTTCACGGCGTCGCGTTCGAAGAGTTTGTCTCTCGGATGTGCGTGGCCTGCATCCGGCTCGGGACGGCGGATCGCGGCCGCCTGCGCGAGCGGGGCTACTCGGACGCCGAGATCGACCTGGGCACGGCCGAGTTGCTGGCGCGGGGTTTCCTCGCGCACAGCGACGAGGAGGACACCTGGGCGGTGGTCCCGCCTCGGGAGTCTTTCCCTCAGTATCTGGAGATCATGGAGCACCGGACTGCGCTGGCGCGGGCCTCGATCCCCGAGCTCGACAACCAATGGCGGCGGGCGGTCGGCCGGGGGACCCGGGCCACGCTGCCCGACCTCGACCTGCTGAGCAGCGTCCCGGAGGTGATCGAGCGGATCGAGGCGATGCACCGTTCGGCCCGGCAACGGCTGTGGTGGGCCCTGGACGCCTCGGTGGTGACCCGCGAGCTGCTGGTCCGGGTAGCCGCCGACGAGAGGTTGCTGGCGCTGGCCGACGGCGTGGACGTGCGCCTCGTGCTCGACACCTCGGTGCTGAACGAGCCGTGGGCGCTGGACCGCCTGGAGCGAGCGGACGCCCAGGGGTATTCCGCCCGGGTCGGCAACGGCGTGCCGTTCGGCGTCCTGGTCTGCGACGACGAGTCGGTGCTGGTGGACATCAGCGCCTACGACCCCGACGGCTACGGCTCGCTGGCCCTGCGCCGACGGCCCGCCCGGCAGGCGGTCATCCGGTTGTTCGAGGCGATCTGGTCGCTGTCCACCCCGTTCGGGCCCACCAGCCAGGTGCTCGAGGCTACGGGGGAGGAGCCGGTTGCCCCGCTGGACGACCGCGACACCAAGGTGCTGGCCCTGTTGTCCATCGGCGCCTCCGACAAGGTCATCGCCCGCCAGATCGGGTCCTCCGTGCGCACCGTCGAGCGCCGGATCCGCTACCTCACGGACCACCTGGGTGCGGCCACCCGATTCCAGGCCGGCGTCCAGGCGGTGCGCCGAGGCTGGGTCTGA
- a CDS encoding HelD family protein, translating to MTATQGDVVAAEIAAEQAHVDKVYAELAKAAQRVELIHAEGMARGQTDRRGTGDPREEELAGLFERDALVYTAGKRRASLEQQHEGLVFGRLDLEHTTPDEDGRTREVRYVGRLGVRDDDYEPLVVDWRAPAAAPFYRATPVDPQGVIRRRVLRCRGEQVVGVEDDLMVAEAPDDVVVVGDGALMAALTRSRGAQMRDIVATIQQHQDEAIRAPARGVTEITGGPGTGKTVVALHRAAYLLYSDRRRFEGGGVLVVGPSSAYTAYIERVLPSLGEDSVVLRSIGDVVAGVGATRLDQPAVAALKGSLRIRQLLSRLSRAPIPGAPTLLRTFVAGYAIRLEQSDLDRARRQVLRHHHRNSAYDAAVDALAAIAWEQVLQGEREEFIGRFTDSGDVETFMRQWWRPLDPRELLLWLADEHTIRRLGVPPREAEVIAGSYQEALRIGSWSVADMALIDDLQARLGPMVDLPSEERGFYEIEELDDASQYGVAALRAGSGDEHVAGDHGALGDASAAQRLSQDPRERLLAGRLGEPEEYAHVLVDEAQDLSPMQWRMLGRRGRWASWTVVGDLAQASWDNLEEAARAREEAFGTLPRQAFHMDTNYRNAREIFELAARMIQEHVPDADIPAAVRETGVEPGELTVPANQMVGAVIEEVQRLLEEVDGQVAVIAPWSWHEQLGQVVDRRAGDSRSLLIDPLSTKGLEYDATVVVDPDAIVAESPGGVRALYVVLTRAAHRMTVLRIGG from the coding sequence ATGACCGCGACCCAGGGTGACGTCGTCGCCGCCGAGATCGCGGCCGAGCAGGCGCACGTGGACAAGGTGTATGCCGAGCTGGCCAAGGCGGCGCAGCGCGTGGAGCTGATCCACGCGGAGGGGATGGCCCGGGGTCAGACCGACCGTCGGGGGACGGGGGATCCGCGGGAGGAGGAACTCGCCGGGCTCTTTGAGCGAGACGCGCTGGTCTACACGGCTGGGAAACGCCGGGCCAGCCTGGAGCAGCAGCACGAAGGGCTGGTCTTCGGGCGGCTCGACCTGGAGCACACCACCCCGGACGAGGACGGTCGGACCCGTGAGGTGCGCTACGTCGGCCGGCTCGGGGTGCGCGACGACGACTACGAGCCGCTCGTGGTGGACTGGCGTGCCCCCGCCGCCGCACCCTTCTACCGTGCCACCCCTGTCGACCCCCAGGGCGTGATCCGTCGTCGGGTGCTGCGCTGCCGTGGTGAGCAGGTGGTCGGGGTGGAGGACGACCTCATGGTCGCCGAGGCCCCCGACGACGTCGTCGTGGTCGGCGACGGTGCCCTCATGGCGGCCCTCACCCGGTCCCGCGGTGCCCAGATGCGCGACATCGTGGCCACCATCCAGCAGCACCAGGATGAGGCCATCCGGGCTCCTGCCCGCGGTGTCACCGAGATCACCGGCGGGCCGGGCACCGGCAAGACGGTCGTCGCCCTGCACCGTGCGGCCTACCTGCTCTACTCCGACCGACGGCGCTTCGAGGGGGGCGGGGTGCTCGTCGTCGGACCCTCGTCCGCCTACACCGCCTACATCGAACGGGTCCTGCCCTCGCTCGGTGAGGACTCCGTCGTGCTGCGCTCGATCGGCGACGTGGTCGCCGGGGTCGGCGCCACCCGCCTAGACCAGCCAGCCGTCGCCGCCCTCAAGGGCAGCCTGCGCATCCGCCAGCTGCTCTCCCGGCTGTCCCGGGCGCCCATCCCGGGCGCCCCGACCTTGTTGCGCACCTTCGTCGCCGGCTACGCCATCCGGCTGGAGCAGTCCGACCTCGACCGCGCGCGGCGCCAGGTGCTGCGCCACCACCACCGCAACTCGGCCTACGACGCGGCGGTCGATGCGCTGGCCGCCATCGCCTGGGAGCAGGTCTTACAGGGGGAGCGCGAGGAGTTCATCGGCCGGTTCACCGACTCCGGCGACGTCGAGACATTCATGCGCCAGTGGTGGCGTCCGCTGGACCCGCGCGAGTTGCTCCTGTGGCTCGCCGACGAGCACACCATCCGTCGGCTCGGGGTCCCCCCGCGGGAGGCTGAGGTGATCGCCGGGTCCTACCAGGAGGCGCTGCGCATCGGCTCATGGAGCGTGGCCGACATGGCGCTCATCGATGACCTGCAGGCCCGGCTGGGGCCGATGGTGGACCTGCCCAGCGAGGAACGGGGCTTTTACGAGATCGAGGAGCTGGATGACGCCTCGCAGTACGGGGTCGCGGCTCTGCGGGCCGGCTCCGGCGACGAGCACGTCGCCGGAGACCACGGCGCGCTCGGCGACGCCTCGGCGGCGCAGCGGCTGTCCCAGGACCCGCGAGAGCGGCTGCTCGCCGGACGGCTCGGCGAACCCGAGGAGTACGCGCACGTCCTGGTGGACGAGGCCCAGGACCTCTCGCCCATGCAGTGGCGGATGCTCGGTCGCCGCGGCCGGTGGGCCTCGTGGACCGTGGTGGGCGACCTGGCCCAGGCGTCGTGGGACAACCTGGAGGAGGCGGCCCGGGCGCGGGAGGAAGCGTTCGGGACCCTGCCTCGGCAGGCCTTTCACATGGACACCAACTATCGCAACGCCCGGGAGATCTTCGAGCTGGCGGCCCGGATGATCCAGGAGCATGTGCCGGACGCCGACATCCCCGCGGCCGTCCGCGAGACCGGGGTCGAGCCGGGCGAGCTCACCGTCCCGGCGAACCAGATGGTGGGCGCCGTCATCGAAGAGGTGCAGCGCCTGCTGGAGGAGGTTGACGGCCAGGTGGCCGTCATTGCGCCCTGGTCCTGGCACGAGCAGCTGGGCCAGGTCGTCGACCGCAGGGCCGGGGACTCACGTTCCCTGCTCATCGACCCGCTGTCCACCAAGGGCCTGGAGTATGACGCCACCGTCGTCGTGGACCCCGACGCGATCGTCGCGGAGTCCCCCGGCGGCGTCCGTGCGCTGTACGTCGTGCTCACCCGGGCCGCTCACCGGATGACGGTGCTGCGCATCGGCGGCTAG
- a CDS encoding PadR family transcriptional regulator, which yields MDEASRWPMSWVRASLDLAILGTLASAPLHGYALAQELQARGFGRLRGGSLYPALARLQEAGHVEAAWAQVESGPGRKDYRLTAEGRRHLSDGLAAWDDLTDTLRTEESR from the coding sequence ATGGATGAAGCTTCCCGATGGCCCATGTCCTGGGTGCGGGCCAGTCTGGACCTGGCGATCCTGGGCACGCTGGCGTCGGCACCGCTGCACGGGTACGCGCTCGCGCAGGAGCTCCAGGCCCGGGGGTTCGGGCGACTGCGCGGCGGATCGCTCTACCCGGCGCTGGCGCGACTGCAGGAGGCGGGGCACGTCGAGGCCGCCTGGGCCCAGGTCGAGAGTGGGCCCGGGCGCAAGGACTACCGCCTGACGGCCGAGGGGCGACGTCATCTCAGCGACGGTCTCGCTGCCTGGGACGACCTGACCGACACGTTACGCACGGAGGAGAGCCGATGA